The DNA region GGGCGATGACCTTGGCCGGCATCGAGCCGGGGGAGCCGGTGGTCCTGGCCGGGCACAGTCAGGGCGGCATGGTGGCGATGAACATCGCGAGCGACCCGGTCCTGATGGAGCGCTTCACCGTCGCGGCGGTGGTGACGGCGGGCTCACCCGTCGCCGACGTCGGCCTTCAGGACGGCACGCAGTCCCTGCACGTCGAGCACCTGCAGGACCTCGTCCCCGTGCTGGACGGGTTGCCCAACCCGGACGACCCGCAGCGGACGACCGTCATCCGGGACCTGGGCTCGGCCCCGACGGCGAGCAACCGGCAGGCGGCCGGCTCGCCGGGGGGCGCGCACGGCATCGGGGCCTACGTCCGGACCGCCGAGGAGCTCGACGGTCTCGACGCCCCGTCGGTCACGACGTTCGACGCGGCGCTCGCCGGGGTGCTCGGGGACGGTTCGGCGACGGCCACGACGCAGCGCTACGTCGGTGTGCGGGTGCCCGAGCCGGTGGGCGTCGCGGCACCCGGTGGCGGGACCTGGTGAGGCTCAATGCTTCTTGTTGGCACCCGTCGCGACGCTCAGCACGAAGCTGACGATCGAGATGATCAGCGCGCCGAGCACGGCGGTGCCGAAGTTGTCGATCCGCAGGCCGTAGTCGCTCTGCTCCGACAGCCAGCCGGTGAGCATGAGCATCAAGGCGTTCACCACGAGGGTGAACAGGCCGAGGGTCAGCAGGTAGACCGGGAACGCGAACACCTTGACGATGGGCTTGACGACGGCATTGACCAGGCCGAAGACGAGGCCGACGACGAGGAAGACGATCACGGTGGTCGCGGTGTCGTCGCCGCCGACCACCTCGAGCCCGGTGAGGATGCGGGTGGCGAGCCAGATGGCGACGGCATTGATGATCACGCGGAGGACGAAGCTCATGGCGACATGCTTCCACGTCATCGACCCGTCACGCAGGTGGCCGGTGGCATGCTGACGCGGTGACCTCCCCGAAGGTGCCCCTGCGGGCCGCCGTCCAGTCGCTGCCCGCGTACGTCCCCGGTGCACGCGCCGGTGCGGACCTCACCGCGCACAAGCTCTCGTCCAACGAGAACCCGTACCCGCCGCTCGAGCAGGTCCGGGCAGCGGTCGCACGCGCGGCGTCCCAGCTCAACCGGTACCCGGACATGTTCGCGACCGACCTCGTCGCGGCGCTCGCGGTCAAGCACGGCGTCGACCCGGCCGGGATCGTGGCGGGCTGCGGCTCGGTCGCGGTCCTCGGGCACGTGCTGCAGGCCTTCTGCGACCCGGGCGACGAGGTGGTCCATGCGTGGCGCTCGTTCGAGGCGTACCCGATCCTGGTCCGGCTGCAGGGCGCGCGCTCCGTCCAGGTCCCGCTGGACCGCGAGGGCCGGCACGACCTGCCGGCGATGGCCGCCGCGGTGACCGACCGGACCCGCGTGATCCTGGTCTGCTCGCCCAACAACCCCACCGGTCCGGCGGTCCGGCACGACGAGCTGCTCGCCTTGCTCGCCGTCGTACCGCAGGACGTGCTGGTCGTCCTGGACGAGGCGTACGTGGAGTTC from Cellulomonas sp. KRMCY2 includes:
- a CDS encoding phage holin family protein, with translation MSFVLRVIINAVAIWLATRILTGLEVVGGDDTATTVIVFLVVGLVFGLVNAVVKPIVKVFAFPVYLLTLGLFTLVVNALMLMLTGWLSEQSDYGLRIDNFGTAVLGALIISIVSFVLSVATGANKKH
- the hisC gene encoding histidinol-phosphate transaminase → MTSPKVPLRAAVQSLPAYVPGARAGADLTAHKLSSNENPYPPLEQVRAAVARAASQLNRYPDMFATDLVAALAVKHGVDPAGIVAGCGSVAVLGHVLQAFCDPGDEVVHAWRSFEAYPILVRLQGARSVQVPLDREGRHDLPAMAAAVTDRTRVILVCSPNNPTGPAVRHDELLALLAVVPQDVLVVLDEAYVEFVRQPSAIDSAAVLAAHPNVVLLRTFSKAYGLAALRVGYAVTHQDLARGVRTASTPFGVNHLAQVAALASLEAEAALLERVDAVVAERERLVAGLRGQGWTVPETQANFVWLATGARTLEIAADAADDGLLVRPFAGEGVRISVGEPTANDRVLEVAAGWL